In Thermanaerovibrio velox DSM 12556, the genomic stretch GCCTTGTTGCGGTTGTGCATCTCGTCCCCCATGTGCAGCGCCTGGGCTATTATGTTCTTTACGTCTATCGCCCCCCTGGACCTCATAGGCCCTCCTTATCCCCGCGTGGAGGTTCGGGTAAAGGGTGTAACGCATCCACTTGAGGCGCTCTATTACCTCCTGGTCATACGGCCCCCATCCTCATGACCTTGCCCAAGCCCTCGTTCATGCTGCAGTAGGACCGGTTCCCCCGATCCTTGTTCTCTATGACGAACACCGGCATGTGAGGACTCGTGACCCCCGCCATGGGACCCACCGCGTTGTGATGATGACAGGGATCGAAGGCTATCTCACCGCTGGCCGCCAGCTCCTGGGCCTCCTCCGGGGTGGAAGCCCATCCCTCGTACAGGCAAGCGGCGATCACCGCCCCCCTCATGGGACCCGACATGCGCTCCCACGTGATGGGAGGGCCCGCGTGCATCAGCATCTTCTCTCCCATCCCAGGGACCACGTCCACCGCAAGACCCATGTCCACCAGCACCGGCTGGGCCGACAGGAGCCTGGAAAGGGCCTCCTGATTCGCCTTGTCGATATCCACCATCCCTTATCCCTCCTTTTATGAGAAGCTCTCTCCAACCCCCCGCCCCCTCAAAACCCGGGGGCCAAGGGCGCTACTGCCTCTTAAGCTTCCTAAGCTTTGACAGCAGGTCCGAACCGGCGGTGGGGGGACGCCAATCCATCTGCACCACCAGGACGCCCTGGGCGGACAAGTCCTGGGCGAACTGCTCCACCCCGATGTTCACCACCTTGGGACCCTCCTTCAAGAGTTTCTTCAATCTCTCGTTCAACCCCATCACCCCTTAAGAAGGTACGCAGCAAGCCTCGAGGCCTTGGCGTTGCTGTCCATCACCACCACTCCCGCGTCCTCCAGCGTCTTCCTCTGACGGTCCGAGTCCTGGGGATCGTCGGGGGTGCCGCATACGGACGCCACGAAGACCACCCGGTCCCCCGCCAGCTTCCGCGCCTTCTGTATGCCCTCCACCAGCCCCGAGGCGGGATCCGGGTTGCAGCCGTAACCTATCACCACGTCGAAGAGGATGACCCCCACCTCCGGGTCCTTCGCCTCCTCCTCGAACCTGGAGGCCCTTAGGGACACGTCTATCATGGGGTGCAGACGCCCCTGAGTGAACTCGTCCTCCCCGAAGTCCACTATGCTGTGCTCCACGGACCTCAGGCTGTCCTCAAGCTTGAGCTCCTTCCTCAAGGGGGTGTTGCTGTGAATGGGACCCAAGACGTCCTGAGCTATGAGCTGGGCCTCGTAGCAGAGGGTCCCACCGGAGTAGAGCCCTCGGAGGTATCCCTTGCGGAGCCCTATCTGCTCCGCCAGGGCCCTTATCTTCCGGTCCTCCTCCTCCATGGCGGACCTCACGGCACCCACGTCCTCCCCCTTCGCAAGCGCCGCCGCCACCGCAGCGGTCTCCTCCAGCTCCCGACAGATGTACACCGGATGCCTGTCCCCACTGGCCTTGCCGCCTATGAAGCCCAGCACCACCGGCTTTTGCGAACCGGAAGCGAGCTTCAGGATCTTCTCCTCCACCTCCGGTGCCGGGGGCTTGCCAAGGATCACCAACACCTTAACCTCCGGGTCCTCCAGCAGGAGCCGGGAAGCCATCTCAACCATTATGCCCCCCACCTCGGACTTAACGTCCCTGCCGCCGGTGCCTATGCCGTGGAGGGTCCCCACTCCCCGGCGGGCCAGCTGCACGTGAACCTCCTGAAGACCCGTCCCCGCCGCCGCCACCATGGAAACCGGCCCCACGGGACACACGTTGGCCATCCCTATGGCCACCCCGCGGATTATCACGGTGCCGCAGTCAGGCCCCATCACCAGGAGCCCCTTCTCCGCCGCAGCCCTCTTGACCTCTATCTCCTTCTCCAGGGGCACGTTGTCCGAGTAGAGCATCACGTTGAGCCCCTTGGATATGCAGTCCGTCGCCACGTCACCGGCGTAACGGCCCGCCACGGACACCACCGCCAGGTTGGCATCCCCCAAAACCGAAAGGGCCCCGTCAATACTCTTGGGCCTGTAAACCCCGCCCCCATCCTGCCCCTGCTGCTTCCAGGGGGGGTTGCTCAGGTACTCCCTGGCCTTCGCCACAGCCCCGTCGAGGAGGTCCGGCTCCCCCATGACCGCTATGATAAGGTCGTTAGGGGTCGCGCAAAGCCCGGACAGGTCGTATCCCGCCGCGGCAAGGATCCTCAAGTTCGCCTCGGTGCCCATGGACAAGGACGCGGAGCTTATCCCCTCCATGGAGTTGATCTCCTTGGCAACCCTCATCAGGGTGACGCTGTCGTAATAGGTGCGCTCTACCACCTCTATGCGCTGTACCACAAGATCACCTCCGCAACCTCTGAGTCTGCAGCCTAAAAACCAAGCCCTCAAAGGGCCATTAAACCTTCTATGCCTAGGGCCATCCCTATAAGACAGCATCTGCCGGAGGTGTGCCCCACCGCCTGGGCCCTTCCAACCGCCTCCAGAAGGTCTCCGCGGCCCATTACCCCCCCAAGCCCCGCCAGAACATCCCTGGCGGCCTTCCACGCAAGGCCAAGGGCCGCACAGGAAAGCTGGTCCGACGAGAACCAAGAGGTCCCACGGGGGTCAAACACCTCAAGAAACCGCATCCCCGCCGATACATCCCCCACGGCCCTCCGGGCCAACAGCCAACCGGTCAGCACATCGTCCCCCGCCGGGGTGTGTCCGGGACCCATCCCCACAAGCCCCATGGGGTCCCCCCCCTCCACCGGCCCCCTCAAGAAGGACAGCTCCGGATCCTCAAGGAAGCCTAGCCACTCAAGCCAAAGGGGCCTAAAATCCCCAAGGGGCTCAAGACCGTCCACCCAAGGCCAGTACAAACCGCATGGCCCAGGGGGGAGCCAAACCGTGACATCCCCTGCAAGACCCTCCAACGACCTCACCAGGACGCTCCTGGGCCCCATGAGACACAGATCCTGCACCAAGCTCACCCTTACACCCCCGGGACCCTCCAGGTTCACCGCCCGCCGGTGAACCTCCCGGACCCTTAAGGGGGCTCCAGAGAGGACAAGGTCCCCCAGGACGTCATCGCTCACCCCAAGAGGGAAGACCTCACAGCCCCCCATGGGAGCCTCAGCCCAGCACCCCCTGGCGCTTAAGCTCCTGGATCTCCTCCTCGCCCATGGAAAGGAACTCCCCCAGGACCTTGCCGGTGTGCTCCCCAAGCAGCGGTGCGGGACCTTTTATCTCCCCCGGGGTCTTGGAGAACTTTATGGGCACGCCCGGGACCTTGAGCTCCCCAGCCACCGGGTGGACCAGGGACACGATCATGTCCCGGGCTAACACGTGGGGGTCCGATACCACCTTGTCCACGGTGTTTATGGGGCCACAAGGCACGTTCGCCTCCCGCAGGACCTCCACCCAATGGGCGGTGCTCCTGGTCCTGGTGCGCTCGTTTATAGCCGCCTTGAGCTCCGGCCAGTTCCTTATGCGGTCCGAGTTGGTGAGGAACCTCGGGTCCTGGACGAACTCCTCCATGCCAAGCACGCTGCAGAGCTTAGCCCAAAGGGCATCGTTCCCCGCCGCTATGTTCACAAAACCGTCGGAGCTCTCGAAGGTGGCAAAGGGGGCTATGGATGGATGATCGTTCCCCGCGGGCTTAGGCACGTTCCCAGTGACCACGTACCGGGCTATGGCGTTCTCCAGCGTGGCCACCAGACAGTCCAACATGGCCACGTCCACCATCTGTCCCTGACCCGTTATGTCCCTGGCCCTGAGGGCTCCAAGTATGCCTATCACGGTGAATATGCCGGCCAGTATGTCCGCCATGGAGGAACCCACCTTGGTGGGGTGCTCCTCATCCGGACCGGTTATGCTCTGCAACCCTCCCATGCCCTGGATTATCAGGTCATAGGCGGGGAGGTGGCTGTACGGGCCATACTGACCGAACCCGGAACTGGCGGCGTAGATCAACCTGGGGTTCACACCGGACAGCACCGGGTAGCCCAACCCCAGCTTCTCCATGGTGCCGGGCTTGAAGTTCTCCACCAGCACGTCCACCTTCTTCACGAGCTCCAACAGCAGCTTCTTCCCCTCCGGGTGCTTCAGGTTTATGGCCACGCTCTCCTTGCCCCGGTTTATGCTCATGAAGTAGGCGCTCTCTCCGTTCACCATGGGGGCGAAGGCCCTGGAGTCGTCACCCCCCGAGGGGTTCTCGACCTTTATCACCCGGGCCCCCAGGTCGGACAACATCATGGTGGCGAAGGGACCCGCCAAAACCCTGGTAAGATCCAGCACCGTAACTCCTTCCAACGGCCTGTTCACGGCCAATCACCTCCCGTAGGGTATCCGCCTGGCGGGCTCAAAGGGGCAGCGCCCCTCCTCCAAAATCCCCCGGTAGCTCCTGAGGTTCCGGTCCTCCACGTGATCAAACCACTGCTCCGCGGAGCTGTTGGGCAACACCCTCCTTATGGGATCCGGATCCAGCCGGGCCCATACGCACTCGTCGCTGGCCCTGGCCTGGGCCAGCTTCATGGCGGAGGGATGCACTATCATGGAACCTCCGAAGAAATACGCCCCCGACGCATCCCGTCCCACCGAGTTGGTGGCCACCCAGTAAACGTGATTGTCGTAGGCCCTGGCGCGGTTCGTTATCTCCCAGTGATCAAAGGTCCTCATGAACGCGGAGGGCCGACATATGACCTCCGCCCCCATGAGGGTGGTGACCCTGGCGAGCTCCGGGAAATCCCCGTCGTAACAGATCACTATGCCTATGTTCCCAAGCTCGGTCTTAACGCAGAAGGGCTCATGACCCGGGGTGGTCCACCCACCCCCCTCAAGCCTCTCGGTGGGAAACGGATGGGTCTTCCTGTAAACCCCCAATATCCCAGAGGGGCCTATGAGGACCGCGGAGTTGTAAACCACCCCCCGCTCCGGCCCCCTCTCGTAGGTGGGGAAGACCAGGTGTATCCCCATCTTCTTGGCCCACTGGACCCCCCGGTCGGTCAAAGGGCCAGGGATCTCGGACACCGCGTCCCAAAGGTCCTTCGCATCCCCCAAGGGGGTGAACCCGGTAGTGAAGCTCTCCGGCAGGACCACCAGCTCCGCCTGGGACTCCTTCACACAACGATCCACCCACATCTCGGCCCTGCTCAGATTCTCCTCGACATCCATCGGCTCCACGGCAAACTGCACCGCCGCCGCCACGAAAGATCTCATCCCAATCCCCCCGTATGGCCCCACAAGGGGCCCTAAAAACTACAACCAATCAATTTGTAATCCCCGCACAACAAGACCTTCTTGAAAGCAGCAGCCCCGTAGGATCGTAGGTTTGGCGCTTTCAAGCCACTAAGCCTATTGCCTTTATAGACCGCTACATTACAATACCTTCTTAAGGGTTGCCATCCCATGGCAACCGTTGACAATCTGACGACGCCTGTTGAGCAACAATATCCATATTGCCATGGGCTTCACAATGGGCGCTCCAAGGGGGATTGGGCTTGATAGCGGCGGACCTTCTAAGACACCATTTGTTCCCTGACTTTGACCTCCTGGGGGGCAGCAGCGGCCTCAACAGGGAGCTCTCCTCGGTGTCCGTAATAGACGCCCCCGACGTGGATCGCTGGATGAGGGGCGGGGAGTTCCTTGTGGGCAGCGGCTACATATTCCGGGAGGACCCGGAGGCCTTCACGGACTTCCTAAGGCGGGTCAACGAACGGGGCATAGCGGCGGTGGGGGTGAAGCTGGACCGGTATCATCACGAGCTCCCATCCTCCATGGTGAGCGAGGCGGACAGGATGGGGCTGCCGCTGCTGTCCATCCCGCTCCACTATCGTTGGACCGACATAATAGAGGGGGTACAAACGTTCCTGTTCCAGGAGCGCAACCGCTCTGCATGCTCCATCGACGAAGTGGGCAGCTTCCTTGAAGAGGGTTTGGACATAAGGCAGATACTCTCGACCTTCGCCTCAAGGCTTCAGCGGACCCTGACGGTCCAGTGCTCCCAGATGGGGATATGCCACAACTTCATGCCCGATGGCTCGGTGGAGGGACCCGAGGCGGCCCAGGAGTTCCTTAAGACCCCGGTGGTCCAGGAGCGGGGACTGCCAAAGAGGGGACAGGTGGTGGCCAACCTGGAGCTTAGGAACAGCGGGGTGCTCCAGTGGAGCGCCTCCTACCGGTTCCTTTCGGACACCCCGCTCACGGTGCACCTATGGCTGAGCCAGGGGGAGAACATGCCTTCCGCAAGGCAGGAGCGGATGATACTGCGGGCCATGACGCTGGTGAGGGCCTCAGCCCTGGAGCTCTCCGCCATATCCAACCGGTCCGCCATGAAGAAGGAGAAGCTCTTCGAGACCCTGTGTTTGGACATATACAACGACACCTCCATCGTGGAGGCCAACCTGAGAGAGCTTGGGATAACCCTGCCCCATAAGTCCTGCGTGGTCATAGTGTCCAGCATGGACGGCACGTCCCCACCGAGGTGGACCCCTCCGAACGCGGTTATGAGCTACAGGCTTGGGGACATGTGGACAGGCTTGGTCCCCCTGCCCGATCTCGATCAGGCCAAGGGAGAGTGGAGCCAGCGGGGAAGGGACCTCAAGGTTTACGTGGCGATAGGAGGGGGCATAAAATCCATAGGGGAGATAAGCAGGTCCTATCAGGAGGCCAAGAGGACCTTCAACTGGCTGAGGGAGTTCTCCCTGGACCCCGGGGCATACGCCCACGAGGACCTGTCGCTGTACGCCCTGCTGGACAACCTCTTCCGGCTTCCGGAGGCCAAGGGGGTTTACAAGAGGTTCTTCGAGCCCCTGCTTGAGGAGGCTTCGTCCAACTCAAGGCGAAGCCTTCCCCTGAAGGAGCTGGTGAGGAGCCTGGTGAGCTGCGACTTCAACGCCCGGCAGTGCGCCCAGATGCTTCACCTGCACTACAACACCGTCCGGAACCACCTGGACGAGCTGGAGAAACTCTTGGGCGTGGATCTGAACAACCCGCACCACAGGCTGGGGCTTGCCCTGGCTTACCACATAGGGAACGGCATTAAAAAACGGGGGATCAAGCTCTGACCTTAAGCAGCATCGCCATGCCGAAGAGGAAGAACCCAGCCAGGAGTGGTCCTCCCAGGGCGAATGACCCGGTCATCTGGGATATGACCCCGAACGCCAGGGGACCAAGGACCCCAGCAAACTTGCTGGACAGGTCGTAGAAGCCGAAGAGCTCCGCACTTCGATCCTTCGGCACTATCCTTGAGAAGAGGGACCGGGAAAGCGCCTGGGCACCCCCCTGGACCGAACCTATGGCAAGCGCCATGGCCCAGAAGTGATAGGGGGTCCTTATGAACGGGACGAACAGACATATCAGAAGGTACACCGCCAGTGTCCCCATAAGGGCCCGCTTATCCCCCACGAAGTCCGACGCCTTGGCCCACAGCATGGTCAAGGGTATGCCTATGAACTGGGTGGCCACCAGAGACATCAGGAGGGTCCGCTGGTCTATCCCAATGCTGGAGCCGTAGATAACCCCCATCCTCATTATGGTCCCTATGCCGTCGTTATAAAGCCAAAAGGCGAACAGGAACCACATCACATCCGGGTCCCCTGGGAGCTCCCTAAGGGTCTTAAGGGGCCTTGCGAAGAGACCGTAGGAGTCTCCAAGGGCCCTCGGAGGCTCCTGGATGAACATCCAGAAAGGCACGGTGGCAGCGGCCCACCAGAGGGCCACGGACACGAAGGACATCCTAAAGCCCGCCTCCCCGTAACGGGCAGCCATCAGGACGTTCAGCATGAGGAGCACGCCGCCCCCCAGATATCCCAAGGCATAACCCGCGGAGGACAGGAGGGAGCGATCTTCATCGGAGGCTATGTGGGGCAGGAAGGAGTCGTAGAAGACGTTGTTGAAGGAGAACCCAAGGGAGCCCGCCACGAACACCGCAAGCCCCAAGATCCAGCCACCTCGGGGGAGAAGCCCCATGGCGAACGATGAAATCACCCCCAGGGCGGTGAAGGCCATGAAAAGCGACTTTCTGAGCCCCCGCTGATCCGCCGCGGCCCCCAA encodes the following:
- a CDS encoding DUF1116 domain-containing protein is translated as MVDIDKANQEALSRLLSAQPVLVDMGLAVDVVPGMGEKMLMHAGPPITWERMSGPMRGAVIAACLYEGWASTPEEAQELAASGEIAFDPCHHHNAVGPMAGVTSPHMPVFVIENKDRGNRSYCSMNEGLGKVMRMGAV
- a CDS encoding fatty-acid metabolism regulator protein yields the protein MVQRIEVVERTYYDSVTLMRVAKEINSMEGISSASLSMGTEANLRILAAAGYDLSGLCATPNDLIIAVMGEPDLLDGAVAKAREYLSNPPWKQQGQDGGGVYRPKSIDGALSVLGDANLAVVSVAGRYAGDVATDCISKGLNVMLYSDNVPLEKEIEVKRAAAEKGLLVMGPDCGTVIIRGVAIGMANVCPVGPVSMVAAAGTGLQEVHVQLARRGVGTLHGIGTGGRDVKSEVGGIMVEMASRLLLEDPEVKVLVILGKPPAPEVEEKILKLASGSQKPVVLGFIGGKASGDRHPVYICRELEETAAVAAALAKGEDVGAVRSAMEEEDRKIRALAEQIGLRKGYLRGLYSGGTLCYEAQLIAQDVLGPIHSNTPLRKELKLEDSLRSVEHSIVDFGEDEFTQGRLHPMIDVSLRASRFEEEAKDPEVGVILFDVVIGYGCNPDPASGLVEGIQKARKLAGDRVVFVASVCGTPDDPQDSDRQRKTLEDAGVVVMDSNAKASRLAAYLLKG
- a CDS encoding DUF2877 domain-containing protein translates to MGGCEVFPLGVSDDVLGDLVLSGAPLRVREVHRRAVNLEGPGGVRVSLVQDLCLMGPRSVLVRSLEGLAGDVTVWLPPGPCGLYWPWVDGLEPLGDFRPLWLEWLGFLEDPELSFLRGPVEGGDPMGLVGMGPGHTPAGDDVLTGWLLARRAVGDVSAGMRFLEVFDPRGTSWFSSDQLSCAALGLAWKAARDVLAGLGGVMGRGDLLEAVGRAQAVGHTSGRCCLIGMALGIEGLMAL
- a CDS encoding CaiB/BaiF CoA transferase family protein, with the translated sequence MNRPLEGVTVLDLTRVLAGPFATMMLSDLGARVIKVENPSGGDDSRAFAPMVNGESAYFMSINRGKESVAINLKHPEGKKLLLELVKKVDVLVENFKPGTMEKLGLGYPVLSGVNPRLIYAASSGFGQYGPYSHLPAYDLIIQGMGGLQSITGPDEEHPTKVGSSMADILAGIFTVIGILGALRARDITGQGQMVDVAMLDCLVATLENAIARYVVTGNVPKPAGNDHPSIAPFATFESSDGFVNIAAGNDALWAKLCSVLGMEEFVQDPRFLTNSDRIRNWPELKAAINERTRTRSTAHWVEVLREANVPCGPINTVDKVVSDPHVLARDMIVSLVHPVAGELKVPGVPIKFSKTPGEIKGPAPLLGEHTGKVLGEFLSMGEEEIQELKRQGVLG
- a CDS encoding carbon-nitrogen hydrolase family protein, with amino-acid sequence MRSFVAAAVQFAVEPMDVEENLSRAEMWVDRCVKESQAELVVLPESFTTGFTPLGDAKDLWDAVSEIPGPLTDRGVQWAKKMGIHLVFPTYERGPERGVVYNSAVLIGPSGILGVYRKTHPFPTERLEGGGWTTPGHEPFCVKTELGNIGIVICYDGDFPELARVTTLMGAEVICRPSAFMRTFDHWEITNRARAYDNHVYWVATNSVGRDASGAYFFGGSMIVHPSAMKLAQARASDECVWARLDPDPIRRVLPNSSAEQWFDHVEDRNLRSYRGILEEGRCPFEPARRIPYGR
- a CDS encoding PucR family transcriptional regulator, with amino-acid sequence MGLIAADLLRHHLFPDFDLLGGSSGLNRELSSVSVIDAPDVDRWMRGGEFLVGSGYIFREDPEAFTDFLRRVNERGIAAVGVKLDRYHHELPSSMVSEADRMGLPLLSIPLHYRWTDIIEGVQTFLFQERNRSACSIDEVGSFLEEGLDIRQILSTFASRLQRTLTVQCSQMGICHNFMPDGSVEGPEAAQEFLKTPVVQERGLPKRGQVVANLELRNSGVLQWSASYRFLSDTPLTVHLWLSQGENMPSARQERMILRAMTLVRASALELSAISNRSAMKKEKLFETLCLDIYNDTSIVEANLRELGITLPHKSCVVIVSSMDGTSPPRWTPPNAVMSYRLGDMWTGLVPLPDLDQAKGEWSQRGRDLKVYVAIGGGIKSIGEISRSYQEAKRTFNWLREFSLDPGAYAHEDLSLYALLDNLFRLPEAKGVYKRFFEPLLEEASSNSRRSLPLKELVRSLVSCDFNARQCAQMLHLHYNTVRNHLDELEKLLGVDLNNPHHRLGLALAYHIGNGIKKRGIKL
- a CDS encoding MFS transporter; protein product: MKITGVFKDPKWLAWVLQDVGNSAFATTIMAVMFPLFYREVLGAGAPKQLVLAMWGYGTAMGMLMTALLAPALGAAADQRGLRKSLFMAFTALGVISSFAMGLLPRGGWILGLAVFVAGSLGFSFNNVFYDSFLPHIASDEDRSLLSSAGYALGYLGGGVLLMLNVLMAARYGEAGFRMSFVSVALWWAAATVPFWMFIQEPPRALGDSYGLFARPLKTLRELPGDPDVMWFLFAFWLYNDGIGTIMRMGVIYGSSIGIDQRTLLMSLVATQFIGIPLTMLWAKASDFVGDKRALMGTLAVYLLICLFVPFIRTPYHFWAMALAIGSVQGGAQALSRSLFSRIVPKDRSAELFGFYDLSSKFAGVLGPLAFGVISQMTGSFALGGPLLAGFFLFGMAMLLKVRA